From the Nodularia sphaerocarpa UHCC 0038 genome, the window AGCTACAAGTTGCTCAGTGCGTTGTGCTAAGAGCTGCTTGGCTCTCTCTGCTAAATTCTGGTTTTGGCTTTTCACATCTTGGAAGAATTGTGTAAGATCGCGATCGCCTGCTTGTTCGGCATCGTTAAGATAGGTTTCACAGCAAGCTGCACTTTGTAGGGCGTGGTATAATACGCTGATCAGATTAAAGTGTTCGTCGCTCGTTCCGGTATGATATTTGTCAGGCATTTTCTTAACTCCTGGTGACAGTAGTTTCTAAGGTAACTGTGACTTTTGCTGATAACTCCTACCAGAGGAAAGAATTAGACATTAATGTTTATACTCCCACTGGCTGTCTAACTTGCGATTTCACAGCTTCGACAATGGCATTCGCATCGATTTTGGCAGCATGAAGTAGTTCTTCTGGTGTCCCTGAACTGGGCATATCCCGCACCGCTAATTTAATTAATCGCAGTTGGGGACCATTATAAATGGGTGTATTGCTAGTACCTGCAAAGGCATCCAGCACCGCCGCACCGAGTCCGCCTTCTATCCAGTGGTCTTCCACAACGACTAAATTTCCTTTGGTATCTCTTGCTGCTTGATGCAATGTCTGCATATCAATGGGTTTGACTGAGTACGCATCGATGACGCGGACTGTGATTCCTTCGTTTTTCAGTCTTTCGTAAGCTTTAATTGCTTCATGGAGAGTAATACCTGCACCAATCACCGTTGCTTGATCTCGGTCAGAACTGCGAATAATTTTGCTACCACCAATGGGAAATTCTTCCTGAGCATCATAGATTATATCTGTATTTTCTCTGGTTGTGCGGAGATAGACAATACCATTGCGATCGCTCATTTGGGCAACTAATTTGGCTGTCTGATTGGCATCACTGGGATAAAGTACAGTACTACTCCAAACTGCCCGAAATGCGGCTAAATCTTCCAAAGCCATCTGTGAAGCACCATCTTGTCCAATGGATACCCCCGCATGGGAACCCACTAATTTAATATTGGCGCGAGACACAGCCGCCATCCGTATAAAGTCGTAAGCACGAGTGAAGAAAGCCGCAAAAGTAGAAGCGAAGGGTTTGTATTCTCTCACCTGTAAGCCCACCGCAGCTGCTACCATTTGCTGTTCTGCAATGTACATCTCAAAGTAGCGCTCTGGGTAAGTTTCGGCGAAGTCTTCGGCATAAGTTGAGTTACTCACCTCTGCATCAAGAGCAATTATATTAGGTTGTGCAGCACCTAATGCTACTAAAGCATCACCATAAGCTCGACGTGTTGCGACTTTTGCACCTTTGTTGTACTTAGGTAGTTGCAATGGTTGAGGATTACCGATACTTGCTGGTTGTCCTTGTTCTTCGGGTGTATCCACTGTAATTGTCATCTGGCGTTCACCGCCTAACTCAGAAATTGCTCGTTTTGCATCATCGGATTTTAGCGCTTTACCATGCCAACCGCCTAAATCTTCCAGGGAAGCGACACCTTTACCTTTTTTAGTCCGGGCGATAATGACTGTGGGGCGATCGTTAACTGTCACCGCCGCGCTGTATGCTTGATCAATCTCGGTTAAATTATGACCGTCAATTTCAATGGCTTGCCAACCAAAAGCCATCGCACGTTTAGCATAGGCTTGGGTATTCCAACCCAATTCAGTTTGACCCCGTTGACCAAGGCGATTAACATCGATAATGGCAATGAGATTATCTAGAGTATAGTGTGCAGCATGATCAAAAGCTTCCCAAACTGACCCTTCCGCCGTTTCACTATCACCCAGAAGTACCCATGTATGATAAGGCAGTTGGTCTAAATATTTACCTGCTAAAGCTATGCCCACACCAACGGGTAATCCTTGTCCTAGAGAACCAGTGGCGACATCAACCCAAGGTAAAATCGGTGTGGGATGACCTTCTAAACGACTACCAAAATGGCGGAGCGATCGCAATTCTTCATCATTGATTACCCCTGCTGCTTTATACATACTATATAATAGTGGTGCAGCATGACCTTTAGAGAAAATCAAGCGATCGTTATTAGGGTTATCTGGATTATTAAAATCATAGCGGAGATATTTAGAAAGTAAAACCGCCATCAAATCCGCCGGCGACATAGACGAGGTAGGATGACCAGAACCAGCAACAGTAGTAGTGCGAATACTATCGACACGTAACTGTTGCGCTAATTCATGCCATCGGTGCAGTTGCTCCTGTGTGGTCATAAGACTTTTCCTAAATGAAAATACAGGTAACTTCTAAAATTCGGCATCTTTTTGGCTACTTTGAGCTATTTACCCCTAAAAATTACCACTATTTTTTATTCCCCTTTGGTGATTTTTAATGTTTAATTTTGTTATGGGTAGTAACTGCTCAATAACCAAGATAGCTCAAAAACTTATTTGACTCTTCCTGGGTTAACTTTAGAGATTAGGAGATGTAATAACTTCTTTCTAATGGAATAACTACTCCTTCTTTCTTAGGGTATATATAGCTAATTCCAGTATTTATGTTTTTTTATAAAGCATAAATTTTAGATAATTAAAGAGTTATAATTGTGCTTACCAATGACTAAATCTGAATGTGGGTGAAAAAGTCCGCCTGTATATCAAGGTTGCTAAGGAATATGAATTAAATAACATCCAAATTCTGGGTTTTGACCTCACCCCGCCTAAAAAGTTGCGTCAAAGTCTCCCCTCTCCTTCTCCCAAAGGGAGACGCTACGCGAAAATAAGGAGAGGGGTTGGGGGTGAGGTTCTGTATTTTATTAAATCCGCATTCCTAATGCAAAATAATTCAGCCATTAAATAATACTTTTTCCATGACAAAATTTATTAGCTTTTGCCCTCTACGTTCTAACTCTTGCTTTTTAACCACAATAAATTTCTTTTTTTGAAAAAAAGGTTTAGCTGTAATACTGGCTTCTACAAATAACTTTTTAATTTCTAAATTTCTGGCTGTTAATTCAATTTTATCTAAGATTTTAGTACCAACTCCTTGCCCTTGAAAATCTTTATGGCAATAAAATCTGTCAATATGTCCATTTGCTTCTAGTTCCCCAAAACCAATAATTTTACTATCATCTTCTGCGACATAAGTAAACTTACTTTTTAAGCTGTTCATCCAAACTGCAACATCCATATTTACTGATGTCCAAGCATCGATTTGTTCTTTGGTATAATCACGAATATTCACTTCATGAATAGTCTCATAGAACAACTGCATAATTTCTGCGGTATCACCGATTTCGTATCTTCGTACTTTCATAATTAATCTGCTGTATATTTTATGATTGCACAACCTGAAAAACCATTACCCAGCACAATTCAAGAAATTCCCTCCTCCGAGCCGATGCAGCAAGATTCACTCATCGCTAAAGGTTGGCAACGCGAACAGTACATTGGCATTGGTATACTAGCTATTGCCTTGATTGCTGCTGTAGGATATTTTAGTCGCCGATTTGCAGATGCCTTGTTGTTTGCTTTTACCCTCAGCATCATTCTGATCGTTTTCTTGCTAATGATTTAAGTATATACTTAATCCAGTATATAGGACTCCTATTTGATTTTTGTTGGCGTAGCCTGCACTATGCGCTTACAATTTCAGTACCATATAAAAAGGCTCTTCCCGACTCCCCACTCCCGACTTCCGACTCCCCACCTACGCAACAAATTACTATATCAAATTTCGGCGTTGCTGATTTCAAGTATGAACACGATTTGTGATGATGTCAAAACCCCTGTAGAGACGTTCCATGGAACGTCTCTACATTTAAATTCATATTTGGTTTCAGCAACGCCCAAATTGCTATTTTTTATGGAACTTTTACTGTACTACATCTGTAGAAAAATTTGTCCACAGACATAGATAACTTGATTTGATAATCAGACTATTATTTTGATAAAAAGATGATGTAATCAGATGTGTTCAAATTCCCAGCAAGTGATAGAACAGTTAAGTATTAATATTTCTCTCTTCTTTGAGAAATTAGAAGCAACTGCAAACAAAAAGCCACTTAGCGACCTTGACAAGAAAATTATTTGTCAATCTCTATTAGGATATTCTCGGCAACAAATAGCGACTATAGTCAATCTATCAGAGCAAAATATTAGAGACAGACTGAGTAAATATATTTATCCCAGAATAGCAGAAACTTTGCAACTTGAGCAAGAGCAGATAGCTGGTAACTGGGTGGTAATTCTAAATGTCTTACTGGAACCAAATAATATTTATAAATTAAATCCTCCTCCTCAATTAAACAATGATAACTTTCAAGGTAGCTTTGGCAGACAAATTTTTCTTCATCCTCCTAATCAAGAAATTGTGCAGTTTCAAATTGAAGGAACACAATTTTATCAACAAGGACTTTATTATCAAGCCTTGAAGTGTTTTATCTGGGCTTGGAAAAAAGAACTAGAAATGTACAAAATTGGTAATCCCGAAGTTTTAATTTACATTAATAATTGCTTAATTGAATATAAACAATCTCTGTTGCAAGGCAGAGATATTAAAATTTATACTCTGGCTGTAGTTGTACCATTTCACCACAATCAGGGTCATGTAGCTGCGGAAATTTTGCGCGGAATTGCCCAAATTCAATTACAAGTAAATTTACCAATTTTCGAGAAATTCTCTCTAAATAAAGAGATAAATTTAGATGATATCAAACCGGAGATTTTCTTTAATCTGAATAATACAAGTAGTCAAATAGCCTTAAAGATTCTCATTGTTAATGATCAGAATAATTTATATGATCCATATAACCAAACAGCAGAAAATTTAGCTAATTTAGCCCCACAGTTAAATTTAATAGCTATTGTTGGTCATTACTCCAGCGAAATGACTAAAAAAGCCCTGCGCTTTTATTCTCAGAATAGTCTAGTTTTAGTAAATTCTAGTAGTACATCTAACGAACTCTCCCATTTATCTAGAGGTGAAAGTTTATCATTTTTTAGAATAACTACTCAAGACAGTGTTAGTGCTGCATCTTTAGCTAGTTATTTGATAGAAAAATTTTCCGATCAAAGCTTAAAAAAAGTAGCTATTATCTATAACCAAAATAGCAGTTATAGCACTTCTTATAAAACTAGTCTTAAAGAATATTTAGCCCCGCATCAAAAACAGTTTATTTTTCTCAACGAATGTGGCTATATTAGTGAAACCTATTATCAAATTCAAGATTACTTAGAAAAAATTAACCAAGATAGCGTTGATATTATCATTATAATTCCCGATGGCGGAATTGAACCTAATTCTCTGAATAATGCCGGGTTAATTAGTCGATTAAATCTCAATAAATCTTTAATAGCTGGTTCAGCTACATTTTACCAAGAAAATGTTTTACATTGGATTCATGAACAAAACCAATATAATCAAACCAATCAAGAACAGTGCCAAATTATTGCTTGTATTCCTTGGCATATACACAGCCGAGAAAATGGCTGTAATAGTGATAATACCTTGTCTCAGCAATTTTGTAAAATAGCCGCGCAATTATGGGGAGAGGAAAATTTAACATGGCGCAGTGCAACAGCTTTTGATTCAGTATTAATAATTCTCAGAGTTTTAGAAAGATATCATATCCAAGATAGTCAAGATTTGCTGATACATATAAATCAATATTTCAAAGAACAGAGAAAACAAGTGCAGGGAGTTACGGGAATTATTGAATTTGATGAAAATGGCGATCGCCTGCATCCCCCATCAGAAATAGTAGGTGTCCAATGGAATAAAAAACAACAAAAATGGCAATGGAATATCATTAAGACCTACGCAAAATATCTCTCAAACCCTCTTCTCTTCTCCCAAGGGGAGAGGCTAGCGCCAACGTGGTTCATTCCTTCATAAATTCATCTAATTCTTCACATCCGTCGTCTAAACCTTCTACAGATGCAGTAGAAATATTCTCAAACCCATTGCTATCTTAATTTTAGACCATCAAGGAAACAAGCAATGCTAAAATTTTTTGCAGACCGAGGCGGGACATTTACAGATATAGTTGCTGTCACTGATGAACAGAGAATTATCGATAAACTATCCCAACATCCTGATAGATTTTTAATTGTACCTATTCCTGAACAGCAGTGGGTAATAGTCTACAAATTGCTTTCTGAAAATCCCGAACAATATCAAGACGCAGCTATTCAAGGTATTCGGGATATCATGAGTCTTGCAGGTAACGAACCCATTCCTACAGCAGCCATAGAAGTAGTCAAAATGGGGACAACAGTAGCCACCAATGCCCTCTTAGAAAGAAAAGGCGATCGCATCGTTCTTCTGATTACCAAAGGCTTTAAAGATGCCCTCCGCATTGGCTACCAAAACCGCCCTGATATCTTTGCCCGTCATATCGTTTTACCTACAATGTTATACGAGCAAGTAATTGAAGTAGATGAGCGCTATAATGCCCACGGTGAAGAATTAACCCCCGTTAATATTCAACAAGTAGAACAGGATTTACAGACAGCTTACCACACAGGTATTCGCAGTTGTGCTATTGTTTTCATGCACAGCGATCGCTATCCCCAGCATGAACAACAAGTAGCCCAAATCGCTCAAGAAATCGGATTTACACAAATATCGATATCTCATCAAGTTAGCCCCTTAATGAAAATAGTTAGCCGAGGCGATACAACAGTTGTAGATGCTTATTTAACACCGATTCTGCGCCGCTACGTCAACCAAATTGCTAGTCAGTTACCCGCAGTCAAATTAATGTTTATGAAATCCGACGGCGGATTAGTAGCAGCCCAACAATTTCAAGGTAAAGATAGTATTTTAAGTGGACCGGCTGGGGGTATAGTTGGTGCAGTCCAAACCAGTCAAAGAGCAGATTTTCAGTTAGTAATTACCTTTGATATGGGCGGAACCAGTACAGATGTTGCCCACTTTAAAGGAGAATATGAACGCCAATTAGATTCGGAAATTGCTGGGGCGCGGATGCGAGTTCCCGTATTAGCAATTAATACCATAGCGGCTGGTGGCGGTTCAATTCTGTTTTTTGATGGTTCGAGTTATCGTGTCGGACCAGAATCGGCGGGTTCAAATCCTGGGCCTGCTTGTTACCGCAGAGGTGGTAAATTAGCACTTACAGATGCCAATGTGATGTTAGGTAAAATTCATCCGCAATACTTCCCCTCCGTCTTTGGCTTAGATGGTAATTTACCTTTAGATCGAGATATTGTCATTGATAAATTTACCCAGTTAGCCCAAGAAATTGCAGATGTTACAGACAACCATCGTACACCCGAACAAGTAGCATCTGGATTTATGGCGATCGCAGTAGAAAATATGGCAAATGCCATTAAAAAAATTAGTCTACAACGAGGCTACGACGTTAGTCAATATACCCTGTGTTGTTTTGGCGGTGCTGGGGCGCAAGTTGCTTGTTTAATAGCCGATACATTAGGGATGAAAACCATATTTTTGCACCCTTACGCTGGAGTTTTATCTGCTTATGGAATGGGATTAGCTGATATCAGATCAATTAAAGAAGCCGGAGTAGAAAAGCCTTTAACCCCAGAACTAATCCCGCAATTAGAGGAACTAATGAAAACATTAGAAACCCAAGCTAGAAATGAATTAATTTCAGACCGCGTAAATAGTGAACAGTCATTAGTCCAAAAAGTAAATTTAAAATATGAAGGTACTAACTCAACCTTAAATATTAATTTTTCCTCAGATATAACAGTAATGCGCCAAGAATTTGAGATAGAACATAAAACTCGTTACGGTTTCATTCAACTAGAGAAAACCTTAATTATCGAATCAGCCTCAGTAGAAGTAATTCAGAAAATGGATACACCCGAAGAACCCTTAATCACTCGTACCCGTTCCAGAAATGAAACACCCAAACCAGTTGAAATAGTCAGAATGTTTGCATCTGACCAATGGCATAATACACCCGTTTATCGACGAGAAGACTTACAACCAGAAGATAGAATTAACAGTCCTGCAATCATCATCGAAAAAATCAGCACAATAGTAGTTGAACCAAATTGGCAAGCCAGATTAACCGAACGCAATCATTTAATTTTACAGCGTTCCTAACAATATAAAAATTCTCCTCTCCAAAAACTCCGCGTACCTTTGCGTTAAAAAACCAACCATGAACACAACACATCAACCCGATCCCGTCCGCCTAGAAATCTTCAAAAACCTGTATCAATTTATCGCCGAACAAATGGGAATTGTGCTGCAAAACACAGCCGCATCAGTAAACATTAAAGAACGCCTCGATTTCTCCTGCGCCATCTTTGACACTTCCGGCTTATTAGTAGCCAACGCCCCTCATATTCCCGTACATTTAGGCTCAATGAGTGAAAGCGTCCGCAGCTTAATTAACGATAAAGGCGACACCATTAAACCCGGAAACGTTTACCTATCCAACAATCCCTATAACGGCGGAACTCACCTCCCAGATGTCACCGCTATTACCCCCGTTTTCCTCGAAGATACTAAAACTTCAATTCCCCTGTTTTACGTGGCTTCTCGTGGACACCAAGCCGATATCGGTGGGATTACACCCGGTTCCATGCCTCCCCACAGCACCACAGTAGAAGAAGAAGGCATTTTATTTGATAATTTTCTCTTAGTGGAACAGGGAAAATTTCAGGAAACTTCAGTACGAGAAACACTTGCAAATCACTCCTATCCAGCGCGTAACCCTGACCAAAATATTGCTGATTTCAAAGCTCAAATTGCTGCCAACACTAGAGGAGTCCAAGAACTCCAAAAAATGGTTAATAAATACGGCATTCAAACAGTGCAGTCTTACATGAATTTTGTGCAAGACAATGCCGAAGAATCAGTAAGACGAGCCATAAATCTCCTCAAAGATGGCTCATTTAGTTATGCAATGGATAATGGAGCAGAAATTAAAGTTAAAGTCACAATTGACAGAGAAAACCGCAGTGCTATCATTGATTTTACTGGCACATCTCCACAACTAAATAGCAACTTTAATGCTCCCAAAGCCGTAACTCAAGCAGCAGTTTTATATGTTTTCCGAACTTTGGTTGATGATAATATTCCCCTGAATGCTGGCTGTCTGAACCCCCTAGAAATTATTGTTCCCATTGGCTGTATGCTTAACCCCACTTATCCCGCCGCAGTGGTAGCAGGTAATGTCGAAACTTCGCAAACCATCGTTGATGCTTTATATGGTGCGTTGGGTGTCATGGCTGGTTCTCAGGGAACAATGAATAATTTTACTTTTGGAAATCAACGTTATCAATATTATGAAACCATCTGCGGTGGTTCTGGCGCAGGAGTTAATTTTGATGGTACTGATGCAGTGCATACTCACATGACTAACTCCCGATTAACTGATCCAGAAGTTTTAGAAACCCGTTATCCTGTATTAGTAGAAAGCTTTAGTCTGCGTCCTGATAGTGGCGGTAAAGGTCAATATTGTGGTGGTAATGGCGTAATTCGCCGCATCCGGTTTTTAGAACCGATGACAGCAAATATTCTCTCTAGCCATCGCTTAGTTCCTCCCTTTGCATTAAATGGAGGGGAACCAGGAAAAATAGGACGCAACTGGATACAACGTCAGAATGGAACCCAACAAAATTTAGATAGTACCGCCACAGTAGAAATGCACCCTGGGGATGTTTTTATAATTGAAACCCCTGGAGGAGGAGGATTTGGTACAGTTTCCTGATATTTCTCTCTGCGCCTGGAGCGCCTCTGCGTGCATAAAATCCAGCAGCGATTGATATGCTTGGTTTTGGGCGGGCAAGACTTGTACTGAGCTTGCCGTTCGCGTAGCGTCTCGTAGAGAAGTATGCCCACCCCACAATGGTTTTATTTCTCTTTTTTACCTCCGGAAATTTCCCCTTGTTGGCTTTGTCCTGGTAACTGAACAGTCACAACTCTGGTTTTTTCTTCTTCGGCTTTAGGCATGGTG encodes:
- a CDS encoding ABC transporter substrate-binding protein, which translates into the protein MCSNSQQVIEQLSINISLFFEKLEATANKKPLSDLDKKIICQSLLGYSRQQIATIVNLSEQNIRDRLSKYIYPRIAETLQLEQEQIAGNWVVILNVLLEPNNIYKLNPPPQLNNDNFQGSFGRQIFLHPPNQEIVQFQIEGTQFYQQGLYYQALKCFIWAWKKELEMYKIGNPEVLIYINNCLIEYKQSLLQGRDIKIYTLAVVVPFHHNQGHVAAEILRGIAQIQLQVNLPIFEKFSLNKEINLDDIKPEIFFNLNNTSSQIALKILIVNDQNNLYDPYNQTAENLANLAPQLNLIAIVGHYSSEMTKKALRFYSQNSLVLVNSSSTSNELSHLSRGESLSFFRITTQDSVSAASLASYLIEKFSDQSLKKVAIIYNQNSSYSTSYKTSLKEYLAPHQKQFIFLNECGYISETYYQIQDYLEKINQDSVDIIIIIPDGGIEPNSLNNAGLISRLNLNKSLIAGSATFYQENVLHWIHEQNQYNQTNQEQCQIIACIPWHIHSRENGCNSDNTLSQQFCKIAAQLWGEENLTWRSATAFDSVLIILRVLERYHIQDSQDLLIHINQYFKEQRKQVQGVTGIIEFDENGDRLHPPSEIVGVQWNKKQQKWQWNIIKTYAKYLSNPLLFSQGERLAPTWFIPS
- a CDS encoding transketolase, translating into MTTQEQLHRWHELAQQLRVDSIRTTTVAGSGHPTSSMSPADLMAVLLSKYLRYDFNNPDNPNNDRLIFSKGHAAPLLYSMYKAAGVINDEELRSLRHFGSRLEGHPTPILPWVDVATGSLGQGLPVGVGIALAGKYLDQLPYHTWVLLGDSETAEGSVWEAFDHAAHYTLDNLIAIIDVNRLGQRGQTELGWNTQAYAKRAMAFGWQAIEIDGHNLTEIDQAYSAAVTVNDRPTVIIARTKKGKGVASLEDLGGWHGKALKSDDAKRAISELGGERQMTITVDTPEEQGQPASIGNPQPLQLPKYNKGAKVATRRAYGDALVALGAAQPNIIALDAEVSNSTYAEDFAETYPERYFEMYIAEQQMVAAAVGLQVREYKPFASTFAAFFTRAYDFIRMAAVSRANIKLVGSHAGVSIGQDGASQMALEDLAAFRAVWSSTVLYPSDANQTAKLVAQMSDRNGIVYLRTTRENTDIIYDAQEEFPIGGSKIIRSSDRDQATVIGAGITLHEAIKAYERLKNEGITVRVIDAYSVKPIDMQTLHQAARDTKGNLVVVEDHWIEGGLGAAVLDAFAGTSNTPIYNGPQLRLIKLAVRDMPSSGTPEELLHAAKIDANAIVEAVKSQVRQPVGV
- a CDS encoding hydantoinase/oxoprolinase family protein; the encoded protein is MLKFFADRGGTFTDIVAVTDEQRIIDKLSQHPDRFLIVPIPEQQWVIVYKLLSENPEQYQDAAIQGIRDIMSLAGNEPIPTAAIEVVKMGTTVATNALLERKGDRIVLLITKGFKDALRIGYQNRPDIFARHIVLPTMLYEQVIEVDERYNAHGEELTPVNIQQVEQDLQTAYHTGIRSCAIVFMHSDRYPQHEQQVAQIAQEIGFTQISISHQVSPLMKIVSRGDTTVVDAYLTPILRRYVNQIASQLPAVKLMFMKSDGGLVAAQQFQGKDSILSGPAGGIVGAVQTSQRADFQLVITFDMGGTSTDVAHFKGEYERQLDSEIAGARMRVPVLAINTIAAGGGSILFFDGSSYRVGPESAGSNPGPACYRRGGKLALTDANVMLGKIHPQYFPSVFGLDGNLPLDRDIVIDKFTQLAQEIADVTDNHRTPEQVASGFMAIAVENMANAIKKISLQRGYDVSQYTLCCFGGAGAQVACLIADTLGMKTIFLHPYAGVLSAYGMGLADIRSIKEAGVEKPLTPELIPQLEELMKTLETQARNELISDRVNSEQSLVQKVNLKYEGTNSTLNINFSSDITVMRQEFEIEHKTRYGFIQLEKTLIIESASVEVIQKMDTPEEPLITRTRSRNETPKPVEIVRMFASDQWHNTPVYRREDLQPEDRINSPAIIIEKISTIVVEPNWQARLTERNHLILQRS
- a CDS encoding GNAT family N-acetyltransferase, with the translated sequence MKVRRYEIGDTAEIMQLFYETIHEVNIRDYTKEQIDAWTSVNMDVAVWMNSLKSKFTYVAEDDSKIIGFGELEANGHIDRFYCHKDFQGQGVGTKILDKIELTARNLEIKKLFVEASITAKPFFQKKKFIVVKKQELERRGQKLINFVMEKVLFNG
- a CDS encoding hydantoinase B/oxoprolinase family protein, translated to MNTTHQPDPVRLEIFKNLYQFIAEQMGIVLQNTAASVNIKERLDFSCAIFDTSGLLVANAPHIPVHLGSMSESVRSLINDKGDTIKPGNVYLSNNPYNGGTHLPDVTAITPVFLEDTKTSIPLFYVASRGHQADIGGITPGSMPPHSTTVEEEGILFDNFLLVEQGKFQETSVRETLANHSYPARNPDQNIADFKAQIAANTRGVQELQKMVNKYGIQTVQSYMNFVQDNAEESVRRAINLLKDGSFSYAMDNGAEIKVKVTIDRENRSAIIDFTGTSPQLNSNFNAPKAVTQAAVLYVFRTLVDDNIPLNAGCLNPLEIIVPIGCMLNPTYPAAVVAGNVETSQTIVDALYGALGVMAGSQGTMNNFTFGNQRYQYYETICGGSGAGVNFDGTDAVHTHMTNSRLTDPEVLETRYPVLVESFSLRPDSGGKGQYCGGNGVIRRIRFLEPMTANILSSHRLVPPFALNGGEPGKIGRNWIQRQNGTQQNLDSTATVEMHPGDVFIIETPGGGGFGTVS